A genomic stretch from Vulpes lagopus strain Blue_001 chromosome 11, ASM1834538v1, whole genome shotgun sequence includes:
- the NR1H3 gene encoding oxysterols receptor LXR-alpha isoform X2 produces MSLWLEAPVPDASPDSAAELWELDTQDASSQALGGNDCVLGEEAGTPQSAGGSLGAGLQAPEPTVLLPGVDTPPESAELRPQKRKKGPAPKMLGNELCSVCGDKASGFHYNVLSCEGCKGFFRRSVIKGARYVCHSGGHCPMDTYMRRKCQECRLRKCRQAGMREECVLSEEQIRLKKLKRQEEEQAQATSMPPRVSSPPQVLPQLSPEQRGMIEKLVAAQQQCNRRSFSDRLRVTPWPMAPDPQSREARQQRFAHFTELAIVSVQEIVDFAKQLPGFLQLSREDQIALLKTSAIEVMLLETSRRYNPGSESITFLKDFSYNREDFAKAGLQVEFINPIFEFSRAMNELQLNDAEFALLIAISIFSAGPAPGRKAATHLCGGPACLRLHPPPP; encoded by the exons ATGTCCTTGTGGCTGGAGGCCCCTGTGCCTGACGCTTCTCCTG ACTCGGCAGCGGAGCTGTGGGAGCTCGACACACAGGATGCCAGCAGCCAGGCGCTGGGAGGCAACGACTGCGTCCTTGGGGAGGAAGCCGGCACTCCCCAATCTGCTGGGGGCTCTctgggggcagggctgcaggcacCAGAGCCCACTGTCCTGCTCCCCGGAGTGGATACCCCTCCAGAATCTGCAG AGCTCCGTCCACAGAAGCGGAAAAAGGGGCCAGCCCCCAAAATGCTGGGGAATGAGCTGTGCAGTGTGTGTGGGGACAAGGCCTCGGGCTTCCACTACAATGTGCTGAGCTGTGAGGGCTGCAAGGGATTCTTCCGCCGCAGCGTCATCAAAGGGGCGCGCTACGTCTGCCACAGCGGGGGCCACTGCCCCATGGACACCTACATGCGTCGCAAGTGCCAGGAGTGCCGCCTTCGAAAATGCCGCCAGGCTGGCATGCGGGAGGAGT GCGTCTTGTCAGAAGAGCAGATCCGCCTGAAGAAACTGAAGCGGCAAGAAGAGGAACAGGCTCAGGCCACATCCATGCCCCCCAGGGTGTCCTCACCTCCCCAAGTCctgccccagctcagcccagagCAACGGGGCATGATTGAGAAGCTGGTGGCTGCCCAGCAGCAGTGTAACAGGCGCTCTTTTTCTGACCGGCTTCGGGTCACG CCTTGGCCCATGGCACCAGATCCCCAGAGCCGAGAGGCCCGTCAGCAGCGCTTTGCCCACTTCACCGAGCTGGCCATAGTCTCTGTGCAGGAGATCGTTGATTTTGCCAAACAGCTGCCTGGCTTCCTGCAGCTTAGCCGGGAGGACCAAATCGCCCTGCTGAAGACCTCTGCAATCGAG GTAATGCTTCTGGAGACATCTCGGAGGTACAACCCTGGGAGTGAGAGTATCACGTTCCTCAAGGATTTCAGTTATAACCGGGAAGACTTTGCCAAAGCAG ggctgcaggtggaGTTCATCAACCCCATCTTCGAGTTCTCCAGAGCTATGAATGAGCTGCAACTCAATGATGCCGAGTTTGCTTTGCTCATTGCCATCAGCATCTTCTCTGCAG GACCAGCTCCAGGTAGAAAGGCTGCAACACACTTATGTGGAGGCCCTGCATGCCTACGTCTCCATCCACCACCCCCAT gA
- the NR1H3 gene encoding oxysterols receptor LXR-alpha isoform X1, protein MSLWLEAPVPDASPDSAAELWELDTQDASSQALGGNDCVLGEEAGTPQSAGGSLGAGLQAPEPTVLLPGVDTPPESAELRPQKRKKGPAPKMLGNELCSVCGDKASGFHYNVLSCEGCKGFFRRSVIKGARYVCHSGGHCPMDTYMRRKCQECRLRKCRQAGMREECVLSEEQIRLKKLKRQEEEQAQATSMPPRVSSPPQVLPQLSPEQRGMIEKLVAAQQQCNRRSFSDRLRVTPWPMAPDPQSREARQQRFAHFTELAIVSVQEIVDFAKQLPGFLQLSREDQIALLKTSAIEVMLLETSRRYNPGSESITFLKDFSYNREDFAKAGLQVEFINPIFEFSRAMNELQLNDAEFALLIAISIFSADRPNVQDQLQVERLQHTYVEALHAYVSIHHPHDRLMFPRMLMKLVSLRTLSSVHSEQVFALRLQDKKLPPLLSEIWDVHE, encoded by the exons ATGTCCTTGTGGCTGGAGGCCCCTGTGCCTGACGCTTCTCCTG ACTCGGCAGCGGAGCTGTGGGAGCTCGACACACAGGATGCCAGCAGCCAGGCGCTGGGAGGCAACGACTGCGTCCTTGGGGAGGAAGCCGGCACTCCCCAATCTGCTGGGGGCTCTctgggggcagggctgcaggcacCAGAGCCCACTGTCCTGCTCCCCGGAGTGGATACCCCTCCAGAATCTGCAG AGCTCCGTCCACAGAAGCGGAAAAAGGGGCCAGCCCCCAAAATGCTGGGGAATGAGCTGTGCAGTGTGTGTGGGGACAAGGCCTCGGGCTTCCACTACAATGTGCTGAGCTGTGAGGGCTGCAAGGGATTCTTCCGCCGCAGCGTCATCAAAGGGGCGCGCTACGTCTGCCACAGCGGGGGCCACTGCCCCATGGACACCTACATGCGTCGCAAGTGCCAGGAGTGCCGCCTTCGAAAATGCCGCCAGGCTGGCATGCGGGAGGAGT GCGTCTTGTCAGAAGAGCAGATCCGCCTGAAGAAACTGAAGCGGCAAGAAGAGGAACAGGCTCAGGCCACATCCATGCCCCCCAGGGTGTCCTCACCTCCCCAAGTCctgccccagctcagcccagagCAACGGGGCATGATTGAGAAGCTGGTGGCTGCCCAGCAGCAGTGTAACAGGCGCTCTTTTTCTGACCGGCTTCGGGTCACG CCTTGGCCCATGGCACCAGATCCCCAGAGCCGAGAGGCCCGTCAGCAGCGCTTTGCCCACTTCACCGAGCTGGCCATAGTCTCTGTGCAGGAGATCGTTGATTTTGCCAAACAGCTGCCTGGCTTCCTGCAGCTTAGCCGGGAGGACCAAATCGCCCTGCTGAAGACCTCTGCAATCGAG GTAATGCTTCTGGAGACATCTCGGAGGTACAACCCTGGGAGTGAGAGTATCACGTTCCTCAAGGATTTCAGTTATAACCGGGAAGACTTTGCCAAAGCAG ggctgcaggtggaGTTCATCAACCCCATCTTCGAGTTCTCCAGAGCTATGAATGAGCTGCAACTCAATGATGCCGAGTTTGCTTTGCTCATTGCCATCAGCATCTTCTCTGCAG ACCGGCCCAATGTGCAGGACCAGCTCCAGGTAGAAAGGCTGCAACACACTTATGTGGAGGCCCTGCATGCCTACGTCTCCATCCACCACCCCCAT gACCGACTGATGTTCCCACGGATGCTAATGAAACTGGTGAGCCTCCGGACACTGAGCAGTGTCCATTCAGAGCAAGTGTTTGCACTGCGCCTGCAGGACAAAAAGCTTCCCCCACTGCTCTCTGAGATCTGGGATGTGCACGAATGA